The window CAAAAattgtttgggaaaaaaatcgaTAATGAACAATATTGCGTATAGACTAAACAAAAAAGCGAAAAAATTCATCTTCCGTTACACAAGAGTCAAATGTGGCAAACTGACGTAATTTCCGCTGTCAGGTCATAAAGTTGAGATAGTTCAACTGCTTTTCATCATGTGCGACCGATGTTCCGTTAGCTTCCTTCAAATGATTTTCTTTCCTGTGTACTTTCTAACAACAAGCTCAATTAGGAACATTATTTGCGTGCGTCGCGAGTGttttgaaagcaattgttgtGCAGTTTGTGTTGGCGCCCCCGTGAGGCCAATTTCCACGTGCTCGCTAACTTTTCAAAGGTTCTTTTTGAGTTAGTTTTGGATTTTCTAACTGCGTCCATTCGTTCATCTTGCGTCCCGctcctcctcacgcgggtcgcgggctgctggcgcCCACCCCAgcgacaccctgaaccggtcgccagccaatcgcagggcaccgaGAAACAAACCGCCATTCACGCCTGCGGGCAATTTCGAATCTTCAATGAATTATTTTCGaactcgattttttttttttttgcgggctCTTGAAAGCATTCTTCCCTTTTTAAGTGCTATATTTTCAAGAGTTCATTTTTGATGTTTGCTATTTTGACACCGATGATTTTCCCACGCTGCTCCTTTTGAATGTGACTTTTTAACTATATTTTGCGTTTgatctttgatttttttttttttttttttttgcacttggcTTTTGAACACTCTTTGATTTTGGCACGGttgaggttttgtgtgtgtgtgtgtgtgtgattttgaaCTATTGATGTGTTATTAAAGAGCttaattttgtgtgcattttctgtAGACTTGTTTTTAgcgtgtattttttaaaacgctattcatatttcattttgtatttccccccccccccccccaatgttgattttgtgtgtgtgtaaattgtCAATTGTCCTTCGAATGACTTTTGATTCGAGTTGATTTGAATAAggaatcatttattattattcccaaCCGAATTTTTGCTCTGTGAACTTTGTTTGACTAATTTGAGCGTCTTGCGTATAAATGCTTTTCCCGCCTATTTCTATTTATATGTTGCCAAATCTGAGCCGCACTGAAAAACGTTCGAGTCACACGTGCGGACGAAACAATCGCGATCCATTTAAAAAGGACTTTTTAATTGTTCCAATGTACCGCGTGATATCCATTTGTATCGAATTGCGcttcttttcatttatttctccaGAATCGATCGAAAATCTTGTTGATTAAAAACGTGCGTTCAATCATTTGTTCTCCCTCCACATTTGAATAAAAGTCCGATTTTTATAACCCAATAACGTCAGTTGAATTAACAGCCAAGAAACAAAACGCTGCGATTCTTTTGTCTTCGACATTatgtcgtcgtcatcatcaccgttattattataaatgatGTATTGTGAAGGTGATTGATTTCCATTACACGTTTTCGTTTgacatttaaagacattttctctttttagtCACGCTTTTGTTCTTTCATCTCAcggacgccgccgccgccgagtacacaacaattaataataataataataataataataataagataacaatgacaacaatgtgatgaaaaggaaaggaaatttagaaaaacaaatcaccTTGCTGATTCCAAAGTTTATTTTTCCTCGCTAAGAAATATTTGCGCGGAGTTGGAAACTTTTGTTGTGCGTAATTGCGCGTGAGTGCGAAATGtcttgaaaaaaaggaaaacgagCAAGTCGAACGCGCGCGCCCGCGTCATCGCTTCGTGCTGCACCTCGTCGCTGTAGAAGCAAGTCCAGTCCGGAGCCTCCTGACCCTCCATCTTCACCGAGCTCAGCATCtccgcctccgccgccgccgccgccgccgccgccgccgctcccGGTGCCGCTCCCGGTGCCGGTCCGAGTCAGTGAGGTGAGGTGGCCAGATGAGGAGCGAGACCATGTCCTcgtgaggaagaggaagaccgAGGTCcagcccccctcctcccccctcctccacccgCGCCTGAGATCGTCCATCCCATAATAAGAAGAATCGGAGTGACCACTTTCATTCACGCGTGATTAAGAAACACCTTTCCGTGAAAAACAAGCGCAAAAAACGACACAAAATACGCAATTATGCAAATAAGGAAACGGTTCTCTTGGAAAATGGCGCCGTCTTCAAAACAACTTGATTGACAAACATGACGAACACGAACCAGGAGGAGGATTTATTGGCGGAATAAAAACGGCCAATATTTTGAACACGcgacaacaacaagaagaagaagaagaagcgacgGCTGGTTTGACTTCATTTGTCAACGTTTCATTTGAAggaagaaaaaactaaaaatggtttattttaacTCTTAAATTAGATATCGCAAACATAGAGATGGTTAATGTTTTCAACGTACATTTGTGCTTTCTTCTGacaaaagtatatttaaaaaaaaaaaaacgttcacccTTTTCCATTTGAGCGCATGTAACTATTTTaagattcattttttaaattaaaataaagcaaGGTTTTATTTGGCCATTTGTTCaaaaattcaaaagaaaaacataattgaTTAGACTGTGCCAATATTATCGTTGTgatataaacaaataattactAAATATGACCAAACGTCAACAATACGATCattaaaattatgaaaatatgaaaaggtTTTCGTCATTAACAAGTTAATCAGCTGTCAATCATTTTGTGGACACACATGCGCGAAGCTACTCAATGACGTCATCGCCACTACGAGTCAAAGCCACGCCCCCTGATTCATTTGGGGCCTGGACCCGCCGCGTGCGTGTGGATgaagatgacgacgacgacgacgacgaggctGCCACCTGCTGGCCAACGTGGGAACTGCGGCGCGCGCGTGACTGCGCACTACATTACCCAGAATGCTTCAGCACACGTCCCTACTGCTACCACCAGGGGGAGCCGTCctcttctttttgtcttttctgcaAGCCAGcagcgtgcgtgcgcgcgcgtgcatgTCTGAGCGCGTGTACGTGTCCTCTGCGTGTGtcagtttcttttttgtccGCATGTtagcgtgtgtttgtgtagtTGTGtcgagtgtgtttgtgtatttgtgtgtgttacgtgcgtgtgtgcgcaatCATTTCATtgcgaaaaaaacaaacactgtgaCATCACCATGATGTCATGAATaagttgatgacatcatcactcaTGTGGGTCTTTGCTCCGCCTCCTCCTTCTTGCTCCGCCTCCTCAGGCAGCACTTGAGCGTCACTAAGGCGACGACCAACAGAACCACCAGCGCCACCGCCGCCCCGACCACGGCCGGCACCAGGGCCCCCGAGAAGGGTCCGGGGGCGCGGTTGTCGGCGGGCTCGCACGCCGCCCCGTCCTCGGCCCCCGCGGGGTCGGCGACGCACACGCACGCGAACGAGCCCGCCGTGTTCACGCAGCTGCGGCGGCACCCGTGCGCACCAGAGCACTCGTCCACGTCCGCGCAGTCCCCCGACGCGTCCTTACGGTACCCGATCCCGCACGGGGTGCACACGGAGCTCAGGTTAGCGGGGGCACCCCCCGGCAGACGCCACCCGCCGGCCCCGCCCCGGCAGTGCAAATCCAGACGCACTTTGGACCAGCAGTCCACTTGGATCCTACTGCTGTTGTCGGGGTCTAGACTGAGGAAGCGGGCTCCGGCCACCACGGGGTGGGAGCACGAGTCAGACACAGATTCTCGACCGACGTCGGGGTCCTGCTCATCGGGTTCCTGCTCATCGGGTTCCCTTAGTTCAGGTTCAGCGGGTTTAGGTCTAGCAGATTGGGGTCCAGCAGGTTCAAGTGTCGGTGGCACTGGTAGTTCAGGCTTTTGCTCGGACAGTTCCGGTCCTTCTGGTTCAGGTGCAGCAGATTCCGGTTCAGCAGGTTGAGTTCCCGCAGGTTGAGTTCCCGCAGGTTCAAATTCAGTGGGTTCAGGTTGCGTTGGTTCAGGTCCAGCAAATTTTGGTTCAGCAGGTTTAGGTCCTAACAGTTCAGGTTCTGCCGATTCAGGTCCAGCAGGTCCTCCATCCTCTGACTCCAGGTTGCATATGAAGTGGTTCCTGGTCTTGCAGCTGAGTGGTACCAGACCCCAGCTGGTGACCGTGGACCCGTCCAACTTGGCGACCAGTCCTGCACACAGAACCGAGGTACAGGTCTGTTCTGGCTCCTGGGCCCAGAAGGTCTCCGTCGTCGCCTCCTCGCCCCTGCGGGTCCACTTGAAGCCTCTGAGGGGTAGCGAGGGGACCACACACTGGTTTTTGGCCTTCTTCAGCCCCACCCAGAAGGCGCGCGACCCAGCGGGCGGCACTCCCGAGGGAGACTCTCCGATAACCCTGAGAACTCGGGCCAGGTCCCGGGCCGTGGCGAAGGAGGCCAGGCCGTGGGGGCGGCACGCCTCTTGCGCTCGTTCAAAGGGGGCCGCGGTGTGATGCGGCATGTAGCGCGGGCCCGAAGCGGGGGAGGCGGACGTCAGCGTGAGGGTGAACGCCAACAGAAGATGAAGACAGCGGTGACGCGGCGGCGGAAACATGTCTGAGTCCTCCCACTGACCTGTGGAGGTAAAAACCATGTTAGCTTACCTTGTAGCGCACAgggtacacatacacacacacacagcacccaatgAGTCATGCTAAACGTTTGTCTAAATTTACCGCTACCTTGTTAGCTTTATGCTAGCATGTAACTTCAAATTCTTGTCAGTGTGCCTCGGCGCTTTCTATACTCAGGATGCCATCTTACTCATGTTAGCACTTCGGGGAATTTCTTTCTAAATGCTACCATAACACATGCTAGCTAGCGTCTCACAGGTACACACACGCTAATCAGCATAGAGCGCTAATGACATCGCGCTATTTGTACTTTGACCGCGAGAGCTCAGTTAAGGGAAAAGTGAAGCGGCGGTTCACTCAACGTTGCCTGTGCAcggtttgaccctggaacagatcAGCTGTGTTTCGATTCGGTGACATGTAAGAAAAGGAGAAAATTGTTACCTTGGAATTGTGTTCCTTTTCTTGCTTGTGTCTCGGTCGTTGTCTCACGGCGACTGACGACCTCACCCTCAGCGCCGAACGCGCCCCCCCCCCGGGGCCTCCGGACCCCCGCCCGCCCCTCTGTGCCCCCGCTTCCTGCCGGGACAGGAAGTGTGCGGTGTCTTGATACGGAGAGctactttctcaaaatcgttttttttttcttcaggggTGGCGTGACGTCAGTTGGGGGCAAGACATTGCGGATATTGTTCCCATTTCCCCAATGCTGATGCCAACCAATCAAAGCGCTTctttacaaacaaacagacacacacacaggaaggatGTAGATGATCTTGCTCGTCTCTAATTGATCTTAATGACTCCATGAAAATCCTTGAACCCCTGACAGCAAGTACGTGTGCGACTCACTGACATTCGACTCACACGTCCAACTGTTGTTATGGCAACGCAGATGCTTCCTGTTTCCCGGAGGAAGAGTCGAAAGAATAGCAGGAAGCCGAAGGTCGCTTTGGAGTGTCGTCATAGTAACGCTGCAGATTGGATTATGGCGGGGCGTTATGTTTTTCTACACCTTTCTGAGTATCACCTTCCACTGCTCCCATCAACGGGCACATTTGTCCATCGAGTTTTGCCAGCTCCAAGTTTGTCAATCTATACTTGTCTATCTACTTTTCTCTATCGTGATACACTAGCTCGTAAGTCTACTTATCGACACAAGATCTATAGCCAGTATGATGCCAGAGTTTGTTGttggtcttgtttttttgtgggggaaatTAAGTAAAGAAGCGCTATAAAAAGGTCCAGCAAGGTCAATGAAGATTTATAAAGGTCATATTAAGCTCCATAATGCATCCATAAAGGTCCATCGATACCCATAAAGGTGCACGAAGGTGTATTAAGTTAAGGAGAGGGAATGACTATTAtgaaaagatcatttaaaaaaaaggtccaTAGAGGTATACAAAGTAGGGGGGCTCCGATCAGGGTTTCATGCTGCCGATTGTGATAGCGATCATCGATTGCCGATCGCTGCCGATACCGTTCATATGGATTAGCTGGAAATCTTTCAACGTATTCATGCTAAGTGGCATTGGCTATTTGAGCCCACATACTTctttgattattttgattgacactgaaaTCACAATTCGGTAACacgattattcattgatttttaaACTTTGTAGTTTTTTGAACTACCCAAAAgttaactttaaatataacttaaaagaacaagCAGACAATAAATTAggaacaagtaaaataataacacaGTATATTAAAATAGTAGAAAGTTATGGCTAAAAATGTGCCAatgttttagccatgactgtactGTCTATTagatttgtccaaaaaaaaaaaaatccttattaTTTTGGcattcaacaaaaataaatatttttggtaaTCCAAGTTGACCTAAAACGGGAAGTTtattctgatttcatgtcaatcagggaaaaaaaccaaaaacaaacattttatacgGGTCAGTGACTATCTGCAGTCCCTGTTGTGCGCGcattggcctcttaggggcagtgtggtgcgatgctTGCATGGAGCTACTTGTTTACtgtaatcttaaaaaaaacactagaagaagaaagtcacgTTTTTAACTTTCACAGATtagaaagaatatatatatatatgtctatgtATTACTACAGCGTTTGTgggtaaatatttatttgaaggtaaatgcCTCTGATGATCAAATGCAAATATTAGCTAGCTCATCAATAggattttccattgactgttagcacAAACTGGCGATTTGTAAAACGACGCGTcttgtattttaatataaaatgaggGTAATTATTCTTGTTGTCcgttttgttttactgtaaactccaactggggtgtcagtAAACATCTTAAACTTGCACGCTCAAATTTGGATTAATTGCCCAGCCCTGCGCTACACTGCACACATTCTCCGCAGGCTGCAAAGTACGAGCCGCGGGTGATCACTTTTTGTGATCGGCAATGAAAGGCATCGATAGACCAGCACCGATCGACGTTTTCCACATAAATCGGCCG of the Phycodurus eques isolate BA_2022a chromosome 14, UOR_Pequ_1.1, whole genome shotgun sequence genome contains:
- the clec14a gene encoding C-type lectin domain family 14 member A, producing the protein MFPPPRHRCLHLLLAFTLTLTSASPASGPRYMPHHTAAPFERAQEACRPHGLASFATARDLARVLRVIGESPSGVPPAGSRAFWVGLKKAKNQCVVPSLPLRGFKWTRRGEEATTETFWAQEPEQTCTSVLCAGLVAKLDGSTVTSWGLVPLSCKTRNHFICNLESEDGGPAGPESAEPELLGPKPAEPKFAGPEPTQPEPTEFEPAGTQPAGTQPAEPESAAPEPEGPELSEQKPELPVPPTLEPAGPQSARPKPAEPELREPDEQEPDEQDPDVGRESVSDSCSHPVVAGARFLSLDPDNSSRIQVDCWSKVRLDLHCRGGAGGWRLPGGAPANLSSVCTPCGIGYRKDASGDCADVDECSGAHGCRRSCVNTAGSFACVCVADPAGAEDGAACEPADNRAPGPFSGALVPAVVGAAVALVVLLVVALVTLKCCLRRRSKKEEAEQRPT